DNA from Gracilinanus agilis isolate LMUSP501 chromosome 3, AgileGrace, whole genome shotgun sequence:
TCATTGGATTCAGGTAGAGAACTGCCACTGAGGAACTTCTTCTATTAATACAAGTCATCACCTTCTCTACAACTCAACACTGTTTCCTAGGTCACTGAGAGGATGTGACTTGCTCATATTCAACAAGTATTCTTTAGAGGTAGAtcttgaactcaggtgttccagaggcagctagatagagtTTTaaactgggagtcagaaagacctgagttcaaatcctgattcaaacatttattagccatgtgaccttgaggaagtcatttaacctatattTCTttcactgtaaaatggaaaaatagtagCACTTACCTTGTAGGATTATTGTAAATATCAAATATGATAAATCttaagtgtttagcacagtgtttagcacataataagcactatacaaatgtttattcctttctccaCTATACCTACCCTgtcatatttcctttctcttattttaattCAGAAAGCATAACaataattaattactttaaaGGAATCTTCTGGATAGAATGTCAGAAAGGATGAATGTGGCCAAAGTAATCATATAGAATACTTTTAGGGTTAACATTTAATTGACTAACTTTTGGCAAAAGAGAGAAACAATATTAAAACAGGAAGAAGTCTTAGAAGTTTTTAGTGTATACTCTTCCTATTTAGATAAGGAAAATCAGATCAGGGAGGCTAACTTATTTACCCAAGGTTATACAAATAGGGACAGTGTTGGCACTAGAACCTAAGCTAGAGCATATTGACATTATTTAGATAAGATCAGTTTGTAAGCCTCAATTTAGCATTGGTGATAATAATTTACCACATTCCACTAGTTAAATAGTGAAATGTAATATGCAAATTATTGAAAGATTCAAATAGAAGAGATGTTTTGTGCATCATTCTTTGAATCTTTCAAAGCTTCTATCTATTCCAGAAAAGCTGTTTATCAAAGAATAAAGTAAATAATCCCTCTGCATAAGCCATCACAGATTTTGTGACTAAGATGATTCTGTTCTCATCCCCCATTTATGAGAGAGCATCTGATATAATAGCACTTTGAGGGCCTCCATAATTGATGAATATATGCTTTTATGCCGATTTAAGCTCTATgtatttttgttccaaaagtaaTGGTTCCATCCTTAGTGGATATACATGAAAAGTAATAGCTGAAAAGAAAGTCTTCATGTATCTAGATAAGATAAGTGTTTCTAAACTATGTAGTCCcttgtgtttttcttctttctacatcTCATTACCAACAAAAGACCATGGCTAAGGAACAATTACATATTCACTTACCAAACCTGTTATTTGTATTTACAAAGTTTCTGCAACACAGAATAATCAAGTAAGACCTAGATTTGAAATCCAAGGATATGGGTTAAAATTTTATCTGGGCtgcttggataagtcactttctTTATATGAAACATGTGAGCTACTGTCCTAATGGGCTCATCAGTAGGAATCTAAATCTAAGTTCTTTAGCACCATAGTTCATGcaactgaagaaaaaataaaaacaaaatattacataTGATCTTTTCATTTCAGCTGTATGAAACTATGGTACTAAGGAGCTAAAAAGCTCACATTAAATACATAAAGATTCTTTCAAACAaatcaaaatgaaagaaagaggatAAGCCCTTGTTTTCAGTGTGGTTTTGCCTACTTTGGAATGGTAAGTGGGAATAGTATTGGTAAATTAGAAGTCAAGAATAATATGAGTACTTTTCAGTTCTGTAAAGACTCATAATGGAAAGCCTCTATGACCAAGTGCTTTGAACATACTGTAAGCATTTTTCAGTAAATGGAAACAATGTGTTCAGGAGATTTATTATCTGTGGTAAAGCACATGAAAACATCCTTAACAACTATGCCATCTTTACATAAAAGCATGTTAATGATCTCCTTTCATTCAGATTACTATAAGGAATGTTAATAAGGGTCTAAAGTTATTGCCACACCCTTTAGGGAACATATATAAAGTCCCAGGACCAGGGAAATTTATCACATTCAAGAAACTTGTCACTTAGTTGAACCTTCAACTCTTAACAAAATGAACTACAGCGTTTTCCCCGGAGCTGTCTATCCAGGTTCCTACTGGGGCAGTTGTGGCTACCCCTTGGGCTATAGTGTTGGCTGTGGCTATGGCAGCACCTATTCACCATCATGCTATGGCTTTGGCTATGGATACAATGGTTGTGGACCATATGGCTACAGAAGAAACTGGCCTTTTGGACTCTACTGATGGGCTTAAACAAAGGAAACTTAGCAAGTCTGCATCTGTCTGCCATCTCTGACATTGCTGCTCTTCTAATTTGGTGCCAGGTCCTGTAGAGGAAACTTACAAACCTGGAATATTTAGATGGCAGGCCAACTTCACATCAAGCTGAATGAACTGGATATTAATCATTTGGACATTTATGGGATGTCAGCATTTTAATCTCCGTTCTCATGAATCTTTCATTACTTTGATCTTTTCTGTCTTCTCAGTCTATTGAATTCTCAATAAACTTGTTTCAGAtagcataaaaattattttctgaagtacagtttcatttctttctatttataagCTTTCTGCTACAATCCTACAACTAGTAGAAAGCAGAACCATCAATGGCTATGAGACGGAGAACAATGTTATAACAAGAACAGTTTTGTCTGTGTGGGGGTGATCCAACCCATAAAGACTATAGCTCTCATCCTTGGACTGAGGGAAGAGGATAAGGTGGGTCCTGGGAGAGAAGTGTCCTGGGGTGACAGTACCACATTTTACTGAAAGATCATGAGGTGCAACAAAGAGATATAGTTGCTGCTGAGATGAACAGAATTAGGCTAGCCCCTAAGCAAAAGTTACTCTGTCATCTTCCCTTTCCTATATTATTTCCCATATTAATGGATTTCCTTGAATACACTggaaaaaacaggaaagaagagaaaatagagggtaaattatctcacatgagtaGGTGCCAAAGAATCAATATTGTAGAGGGAAATATAGGATGCAAGTTGGGGGCAATACATGAACCTTATTCTCAATGGAATtggtacaaagaaaaaataacatcCACATATTGTTAGTTAGCTTTGGAAACCCATATTAATTTATAGGtaagtaagaaaaggaaaaagaataagaaaaaaggaggaagtacAAAAAGGAGAGTGAACTTAGGGAGGCAgtagtcagaaacaaaaatatttgtgaacagggaaatgcttaaaggagaggaaaagaggaataaacagagaaaaacaagatggaaggaaatatatagtaatcataactgtgaatgtgaatgggatgaactcactcaaaaaacagaagaggatagcagagtggattaaatgTCAGAATCTTCCAATATGCTGTCTATGGgaaacacatttaaggcagggagacacacagagtaaaggtaaaggacTGGAATAAAATCTACTATACTTCAGCCAAAgttaaaaaagcaggaatagcaattatgacctcagataaagcaaaaatgaaaattgagcttttctcttccccattccaaTAACTTCCTGATCTTTTTCTTTA
Protein-coding regions in this window:
- the LOC123239854 gene encoding keratin-associated protein 8-1, whose translation is MNYSVFPGAVYPGSYWGSCGYPLGYSVGCGYGSTYSPSCYGFGYGYNGCGPYGYRRNWPFGLY